ATTCAAATATCAAGTTATTTTTGATTAAATGATCGTTTTGGAGTTATCCTAGTGAATGCTATAAAAATTGGAGGTAATTAAATGAAAAAACATAAAATACGGTTAAGAATCTATATTTTAATAGCTTTGGTCATAACTTTGCCAATATTATTAAATGTATATTCACCCATCTTAATGGTGTGGGGAATTAGAAATGGTATAATCACAGCAAGCTTCCTTATTTTTGCAGCATGGTTTATGCTATCACTATTTATGGGTAGATCAGTATCATGTGGCTACACTTGCCCTTATGGCGCGTTACAAGAAATTTTAGGAATTCATATTTTTAAAAAAAAGCCAATTTCTGAAAAAGCAAATAATATAAGATATTTTGTTTTTGTTATATTCCTCCTATTGGTATTATTTTTAATTTTTAATATAGGGTTAGCGAAAAACATTGACTTATTTGCTTCAAATGGCAATTTACAATTGGTTATTTTTATAACCATTTCTATAATGACAATAGGTTTATTATCAATACTATTAGGGAGTAGAGCCTTCTGCAGATATCTATGTCCTCAAGGGGTGTTTTTAACAATAGGATCTAAACTAGGTAAAAAAATTAAAGTACCATCCTT
This sequence is a window from Methanobacterium sp. SMA-27. Protein-coding genes within it:
- a CDS encoding 4Fe-4S binding protein, with amino-acid sequence MKKHKIRLRIYILIALVITLPILLNVYSPILMVWGIRNGIITASFLIFAAWFMLSLFMGRSVSCGYTCPYGALQEILGIHIFKKKPISEKANNIRYFVFVIFLLLVLFLIFNIGLAKNIDLFASNGNLQLVIFITISIMTIGLLSILLGSRAFCRYLCPQGVFLTIGSKLGKKIKVPSLQLNSNNNNCSNCKLCDKSCPMGLNVNLMVNNSTMDNLNCILCGECIEKCPKDAINYSFRTKD